The genomic interval CAATTATGATATCTGACGCTTCGCTGTATTTAACAGCGTTTGTTAAAATTTGCCTGGCTATAAAACCAAACCACTTCGTATCTGTCAGCACCTCTGTCACCTGAAGATTGACATCAAAACCGATGCCTTTTTGCATACACCACAGTTTCAATGCTTTAATTTCCTCAAACATTAATGCTTCCAGATCCGTCTTTTCAATAAAAAGATCATTTTGCATGAAGGGTATGCGCCTTTGATGCAGCTTTTGATCCAGCAACAAATGAACCCTTAACCATTCATACATGAGCTGCCCCTTAAGTGCCTGATCATCAACACGCTCAATGATTAGCTGCAGCGTTGTCAGCGGTGTTTTTACCTCATGGATCCAGCTCAGTATATCATCTTTTTCCTGTTCCACACTTGTATGTAGCTCTTCCAGCTGCGTTTTGTATACCTCATTCTGCTTCTGAATCATGTCAGAAGCCATTTTTTCAAACGGACTTCCTGCCTCAGGTATCGTTGTTAAATCAAATGATTGACCCTGATTCCTCAGCGCTCTGTAAAACCGCGTTTCCTTATGATAGCAACAACCAGGAAAACACCAAAGAAAAGTGACGTTATAAACATCAAGTACAATACTGAATTCATTTGAATTCCGGCATCAAGGTAGCCGATTAACAGGACAAGAAGCTGGAAAAAAATAAAAATCAAAATCCAGCTGAGGCGCTCTCTTAAAAATAACCTAATCATCTTGTTGTCTCTTCCTTTGCGACATAGCCTTGTCCGACTTTGGTTTCAATCGCATCACCCAGCCCCAATTCAGTCAATTTTTTCCGCAGACGATTGATGTTCACAGTAAGCGTGTTGTCACTCACAAATCGGTCGTCATCCCAGAGGCTTGTAATCAGTTCCTCCCGTGTCACAATGTCATTTTTCCTTTCAATCAAAACCTTTAATATATACATCTCATTTTTCGTGAGATCAATTACTTTCTGATCACGGGAAACCGTACCCTTCACAAAATCAATCGTTGCCCCGCACCACGTTTTTAACTCCAGCTTGGTATCCGTATTATAATTATATACCCGCCTCAAAGTCGCCTGGATTTTTGCAATCAACACATCAAAGTGAAACGGCTTCTGGACGAAATCATCCGCACCGAGCTGCATGGACATCACCATATCCGTCGGGTGATCCCGCGATGAAAGGAAGATGATTGGCACGTTTGAATGTGACCGGATCAATCGGCACCAGTGAAAACCATCGAACTTCGGCAATTGAATGTCAATAATGACCAAATCCGGTTTACTCACCGTGAATTCCTCAAGCACATTACCAAAATCCACGACCCCAACCACGTTATAAGACCATTGAGACAACCTTTCTTTCACTTCCTGAGATAATGTCTCATCATCTTCAATCAGCATTATTGTAAACAAAATGTTCACCACACTTTAGAAAAACTATTTAAATCTATATTAATATGCACTTAGATGGAAGTAAAATAAGCTCCCAAGAAAGATTGAGTCAAGTACTTGTGGGAGATTTTTTTTCAAGTCCCTTTTTTGTATTGTTTTAGTCAACTTTTGGTAACGGTTTCATGTTTATATCATTTTAATCAGTTGGTGCTTTTTTACTTTTTCAAATTCCCCGTAATCCTTTTAATGCGTCTGTAATTGGTTTCCCGATAGCCTGCTTGAGATAACCCAGATTGTTGCGTGTTGCTTCTGCAGCACTTTCTTTTAGCTTTTCTACAAAGTGTTTAGGCGGCTTTTCTTCTTTGCTTTCCTGTATTAATTCCTGCGTCTGTTCAAGTATCCCCTGCAGCGTTTTTATCTCCAGATTATCTTTGAGGGCAACCATGATATCGATGAATTTATCAAGCCCTTTATCACTCCAACTACGCCCGTTTTTGAGCCTTCTAGCGAACACACTCATCGTTCCCTCTGCACTCCCCATCGGGCGGAATCCTGTTGTATCTATGCCCCTCTCTTTTAGTTTTTCACGGTAATCTCCCAGTGCCTCTGGATATTGGGAAAGCTGGGCAATTAACTCTTCCAGCCGTTCTTCCTTCTTTTCATTTTCAAGCGTACCCACCGCACTGTTTAATTCCACCATGAAACCTTCCCAGTCATAGCTTGCTAGTTTCTTTCGGATGGAGCGGTATCTTGAATGACCCCGAAACAAACGCTGCACATCCCGGGCAACATGAAAACGGTCGATGACAAAGGTCGCATTATGCTGGAAATGATCCCGGCAGGATGTGATCCACTTCGCTCCATCCCCATTAATAACGAGGTGGTGCCTGGTCGGATCATACTCATAAGTAGCCATTAGATACTGCTCAAATTCTTCCCAGAACGGCAGATTTCCTTCATGAATGAAATGTCGCTTCTCTATCAGCTTTGCTCGTTTACCATTCATTTCCCAGCCCTGATGCACACTGGCAATCTTAATTTCCTTGCCTTTTTTCTTTTTCTCTTGGCTTTTCGTATAAAGCCCGTCCACCTCCACGAATACAACATCCTGTTCGAGTGGCACTGACTCTTCCGGCACAACCTCCGTATTCAAAAGCTGCTGGCGTATACCTTCATGACTAATGACAGGGTAGCCCAAAAGCTTCTCCATTGCCTTCCCAGCCTGTCGATAGGAAACGCCTGTTACAGCCAGTTCAATAGCCAAATCTTGCACCACCGGACTCATTCCCTTTGTGCCGTCAAAAGCTAAATACTGATCCAATAAATAGACATACTTTCCCGTCTCTTTATCTTGATAATAATTTCTTTTCAGTTCCACCTGCCCAAAGACGGACTCAAACTTTAATGTTCTTTTATCCTTCAAATAAAATCGTTGCTTATCCCTTTCTGAAGCAATCGCCTCATCTATTTCCTGTAGCGTCTGTGCCATCACCTGAGAAAAACTTTCCTGCAATGCACGGTATGTAATTTGTTCTAATTCTTTCATTGTAAGCGCAGATATGATATCTTTCATTAGAGGACCTCTTTCTATAGTTGTTGTTGTAGCAGACTTAACTATACAAGAAAAGGTCCTCTTTTTCATGTAAAACACCCTTTAAACTACCGCGCTTCGCTTGCTGGCCTCATCTTTGGTGTAGAAGTCTTCCGACTTCAACACCAAAGATGAGGTATATGTTCTCCCATAAACATTTTACTCTAACCCCAAGAAAAGCTTAAAGATGGCACCTTTATGGCTATTCTCTCTTTAATTATCCTAATCGAATGGATAAGTGTGTTTGGCAAGTAAAAAGTACATAAAATGGCAGTAATTTTTACATAACCTTGCCAGCCCATTCACCTCAATGAAGCTTTCGCTTTTTATTATATTTTCAAGGTTCGAATAGTCCGTCGTGATAGCCGATTATTCAAGTGTTTTACTTTTTGACAAAGCATTTGTTAGTCGATAGCTCTCACCTGCGAAGGTGATGATATGAGCGTGATGTACAAGCCGGTCCATAATAGCCGCTGTGAGACGCTTATCGCCAAATATCGTGTTCCATTGCCCAAATTCCAAGTTGGAGGTAACGATCACGCTTATGTTTTCATAACACTCGGCAATCAAGCTGAAAAGCAATTCAGAACCGTCTTTATGAAAGGGCACAAAACCGAGTTCATCCAAGATGATCAATTCGGCTTTCCGGAATCCCTGCATAAATCGATGCAATGTCCCGTTACGGTGCTTTTCCAGTAGCTTGGAAACAAGGTCGTTTACGCGATAAAATCTCACCTCTTTTCCTCTCCGGCACGCTTCAACCCCTAATGCGGTGGACAGATGCGATTTTCCCGTCCCCACAGAACCCACCATCATGACATTTTGTTGGTTTTCCAGGAAGAATAAGTCCTTCAGGGCATCCATGGTAACCGTTGAAGGAAGTTCCGGTGCCCAGGACTCATCATAATCCTCCAACGTCTTCAGCTGGCTGAAGCCAGCCTTTTTGATTAAACGCTGCACTTTATTATGTTCTTGTGCCTGCACCTCTTTTTCCAAACAATGCAGAAGGAACTCTTCATATGTCTCGGCCTCGATTTGATCATAAATGTCGCCGATACGTCCCAGTTTCAGCTTTTTACAGTAAATCTGAATGCGTTCGTTCATCTCCATTATGACCTACCTCCCATGAGCGCGTTATACGCATCCAGAGCCGGTTCGTAATCCCTTAAATTGGAAGGTGTATAGGATTCCTCCAGATAGTCCGGTGCTTCCGGACGTATTGTACGATACAATTCCTGATAGACAATGCCTTCTTCGCCCCAAAGTCCAGTGGATATATGGTCAAGGGCTATGGTAATCTGATCCACATGGTATCCGTCGCCCAGCCATTGAATGAGGCACCCCATTCGCCTTTTTCGATGGGGAAGATCAGTCACACTCAAGTATCGCTTCAGCGTTTCAGGGAGTGCTGAGTAAACCATCGTGTAAGGAACCGCCTTCGGCTTATGCAACACTTGTTTTAATTCCTGCATCCAGTCGATTTCCTGCTGTTTCAGGCTGAACGGACGCGGGAGAGTAGCCAATGTTTCATACGTTTCATTCAGGACTTCCAAACGGTCCCAATATATTTTGAGTGAAACAAGCTGCTGAGCGCTTCCTCCAGGAACCTGAAGGCGCTCCTGATCCAAGTGAATCTTGCCATATTTATCTAGTTTCGTTGTTTCGAAGCAAACAACCTCAAACGAATCCCGAGGTAACTCCAAAAGCTTCGTTTGTTCTTCTTCCCACAGGGAACGGACAGATTGGTTATGTTTGTAATGCTCCTTTTCCATCGCTTCCTCGGCTTTTTGTCTCATCTCTTGATTAATCTGTTTCCAAGACGTCATGACGGGAATGGGCACAAACCAATTCCGCCTACTTGTTCCGACTTTATTTTCCACATTTCCCTTTTCATAGCCGGCCCTCGGATTACAGAAGACAGCCTCAAACCGGTAATGAAGTTTGAAACGTTGGAACATCTCGGTTAAATCACGTTCGCCATGGCCTTTGATCTTCACGACTGCGGCCGATAGATTGTCAAACCATAATTTACGCGGAACGCCTCCTGCCAGTGTGAAAAGCTGCTTGAGCCCTTCCAGGAAACAAGTGATATTCTCTCTGGGTAACACCACCAAAAAAGCACCGTTACTGTATGGAAAGGACATCACGAGGTATTTGACCTGAAGCCATTTGCCATCGTAAATAACCTCCGTAGTGCCAAAGTCTACCTGGGCCTCACCTCCGGGATGAATCAACTCACTGTAGGTTTTCTTCTCATCTTGGGCCAATGCCTTCTTTCGCTTGGAGACGTAGCCTGTAACGGTGCGAACTCCTCCGGTATAACCGCATTCATCACGAAGACGCTGGTAAATACGAATGTTCGTGTGACGCTGTTTTCGTTTCCGGGACAGGTCCTCCGTCAGCCAAGCTTCGATAATATCCAAATAAGGGCCCAGAATCGGATAACGTTTGATTCGTTTCTTGATTTCCGGACTCCAATCCTCCCGATCCCCGTACTTCTTGGCGGTTCGCCAATTAATGCCGAGCCGATTTGCCAGGGAATTGATGGATAGCCCTTCCTCCTCCCGTAAAAAATTGATATAGTTAACTTGAGCCATTGCTAGCATCCTTTCATTCCTCCCCCATGTTTATTGGACTTTACATGCAGGAGGTTAATAGATTTTGGGATGACTGGCAAGGCTCTTTTTTTATAATGGCAGTTGTGTATTT from Lentibacillus cibarius carries:
- a CDS encoding response regulator transcription factor, translating into MFTIMLIEDDETLSQEVKERLSQWSYNVVGVVDFGNVLEEFTVSKPDLVIIDIQLPKFDGFHWCRLIRSHSNVPIIFLSSRDHPTDMVMSMQLGADDFVQKPFHFDVLIAKIQATLRRVYNYNTDTKLELKTWCGATIDFVKGTVSRDQKVIDLTKNEMYILKVLIERKNDIVTREELITSLWDDDRFVSDNTLTVNINRLRKKLTELGLGDAIETKVGQGYVAKEETTR
- a CDS encoding ISLre2 family transposase, with product MKDIISALTMKELEQITYRALQESFSQVMAQTLQEIDEAIASERDKQRFYLKDKRTLKFESVFGQVELKRNYYQDKETGKYVYLLDQYLAFDGTKGMSPVVQDLAIELAVTGVSYRQAGKAMEKLLGYPVISHEGIRQQLLNTEVVPEESVPLEQDVVFVEVDGLYTKSQEKKKKGKEIKIASVHQGWEMNGKRAKLIEKRHFIHEGNLPFWEEFEQYLMATYEYDPTRHHLVINGDGAKWITSCRDHFQHNATFVIDRFHVARDVQRLFRGHSRYRSIRKKLASYDWEGFMVELNSAVGTLENEKKEERLEELIAQLSQYPEALGDYREKLKERGIDTTGFRPMGSAEGTMSVFARRLKNGRSWSDKGLDKFIDIMVALKDNLEIKTLQGILEQTQELIQESKEEKPPKHFVEKLKESAAEATRNNLGYLKQAIGKPITDALKGLRGI
- the istB gene encoding IS21-like element helper ATPase IstB yields the protein MNERIQIYCKKLKLGRIGDIYDQIEAETYEEFLLHCLEKEVQAQEHNKVQRLIKKAGFSQLKTLEDYDESWAPELPSTVTMDALKDLFFLENQQNVMMVGSVGTGKSHLSTALGVEACRRGKEVRFYRVNDLVSKLLEKHRNGTLHRFMQGFRKAELIILDELGFVPFHKDGSELLFSLIAECYENISVIVTSNLEFGQWNTIFGDKRLTAAIMDRLVHHAHIITFAGESYRLTNALSKSKTLE
- the istA gene encoding IS21 family transposase; the encoded protein is MLAMAQVNYINFLREEEGLSINSLANRLGINWRTAKKYGDREDWSPEIKKRIKRYPILGPYLDIIEAWLTEDLSRKRKQRHTNIRIYQRLRDECGYTGGVRTVTGYVSKRKKALAQDEKKTYSELIHPGGEAQVDFGTTEVIYDGKWLQVKYLVMSFPYSNGAFLVVLPRENITCFLEGLKQLFTLAGGVPRKLWFDNLSAAVVKIKGHGERDLTEMFQRFKLHYRFEAVFCNPRAGYEKGNVENKVGTSRRNWFVPIPVMTSWKQINQEMRQKAEEAMEKEHYKHNQSVRSLWEEEQTKLLELPRDSFEVVCFETTKLDKYGKIHLDQERLQVPGGSAQQLVSLKIYWDRLEVLNETYETLATLPRPFSLKQQEIDWMQELKQVLHKPKAVPYTMVYSALPETLKRYLSVTDLPHRKRRMGCLIQWLGDGYHVDQITIALDHISTGLWGEEGIVYQELYRTIRPEAPDYLEESYTPSNLRDYEPALDAYNALMGGRS